From the genome of Acidobacteriota bacterium, one region includes:
- a CDS encoding O-antigen ligase family protein, whose amino-acid sequence MITTLSFTAGMPPRDRLEQIGLFALIGIVATMQLSIAAAQILLTVAVLTWLISHISRSERLQAPSFFWPLVTYAALTLASAGFSLDPEVSFTDCKQLVLLMLVPVTYDLARGARANSVLSIILTVGAASAFVGIVQYGVLNFDGLGRRPQGTLSHWMTYSGTLMLVICAATARLLHGTSGRMWAAFIMPALLVALSLTLTRGAWVGVAVGVAVLFLAKDFRLLALIPIVVFGGILLAPQALTDRVYSIFDRNDLTSRDRVAMLQAGVAIVKDYPLTGVGPDQIERIYPYYRVPDAVKPTNPHLHNVPMQIAAERGLPALGAWLWFVGSACLGLYKLLRRSRHKVLAGAGLGAMAAMLAAGLTEYNFGDSEFLMLLLVVITLPFAANRDGGLPT is encoded by the coding sequence GTGATCACTACGCTTTCATTCACCGCCGGCATGCCCCCGCGCGACCGACTCGAACAGATTGGGTTGTTCGCGCTAATCGGGATTGTCGCGACCATGCAGCTGTCGATCGCCGCGGCGCAGATCCTGCTGACAGTCGCCGTGCTGACGTGGCTCATCTCGCACATCTCGCGCAGCGAGCGGCTCCAGGCACCCTCGTTCTTCTGGCCCCTCGTGACCTACGCGGCGCTGACGCTGGCCTCAGCCGGCTTCTCGCTCGATCCCGAGGTCAGCTTCACCGACTGCAAGCAGCTGGTGTTGCTGATGTTGGTGCCGGTGACCTACGACCTGGCCCGCGGCGCCCGCGCCAACTCGGTGCTAAGCATCATCCTCACCGTCGGTGCCGCCAGCGCCTTCGTCGGCATCGTCCAGTACGGCGTCCTCAACTTCGACGGCCTGGGCCGCCGGCCGCAGGGCACGCTGTCGCACTGGATGACCTACTCCGGCACCTTGATGCTGGTGATCTGTGCCGCCACTGCGCGGTTGCTGCACGGCACCTCGGGACGCATGTGGGCGGCCTTTATCATGCCGGCGCTGCTCGTGGCGCTCAGCCTCACGCTGACCCGCGGCGCGTGGGTCGGCGTCGCGGTCGGCGTCGCCGTGCTGTTCCTCGCCAAGGACTTCCGGCTGCTCGCGCTCATCCCGATCGTCGTCTTCGGCGGCATCCTGCTGGCCCCGCAGGCGCTGACCGACCGGGTTTATTCGATCTTCGACCGCAACGACCTGACCAGCCGCGACCGCGTCGCCATGCTGCAGGCCGGTGTCGCGATCGTCAAGGACTACCCGCTGACCGGCGTCGGGCCAGACCAGATTGAGCGCATCTATCCCTACTACCGCGTGCCCGACGCGGTGAAGCCGACCAATCCGCACCTGCACAACGTGCCCATGCAGATCGCCGCCGAGCGCGGCCTGCCGGCCCTTGGCGCGTGGCTCTGGTTTGTCGGCTCGGCCTGCCTGGGCCTCTACAAGCTGCTGCGACGTTCGCGTCACAAGGTGCTGGCTGGCGCCGGGCTCGGCGCCATGGCCGCGATGCTCGCGGCCGGGCTGACCGAGTACAACTTCGGCGACTCCGAGTTCCTGATGCTGCTGCTCGTCGTGATCACGCTGCCGTTCGCCGCCAACCGCGACGGGGGCCTGCCGACATGA
- a CDS encoding glycosyltransferase family 9 protein: MVFTTPAIGAVRRRFPSAHLTYLVEAPAEPVVRHHPDLDTVLVLERPRGLARLRYDLQLARRLRAERFDVVIDFHGGPRSGWLTWATGAPQRIGYALPGRQWSYTTRVPWSRSLVPPRHSVLNQWDLVAPLGIAPPDAAANPVVMPIDAAAAARVAGRLATAGVAETAPIVVLHVSAGNPFRRWPTASFAAVAAQLAIADPARRIIITSGPSEAAAAETVAADARSLAGPAAASIVRTGEFDLSELRALVGRAVLYIGGDSGPMHIAATTATPVVALFGPTLPERSMPWRGPAAGSIAVDAGPLPCRPCHQRHCVPGDFRCLTGISPTMVLDAARTLLATHP; the protein is encoded by the coding sequence GTGGTCTTCACCACGCCCGCGATTGGCGCCGTGCGCCGCCGGTTTCCGTCCGCTCACCTCACCTACCTCGTTGAAGCGCCGGCCGAGCCCGTCGTGCGCCACCATCCAGATCTGGATACGGTACTGGTGCTCGAACGGCCGCGCGGTCTGGCCCGCTTGCGCTACGACCTCCAGCTCGCGCGGCGCCTCCGCGCCGAGCGGTTTGACGTGGTGATCGATTTTCACGGTGGTCCGCGCAGCGGGTGGCTGACCTGGGCCACCGGCGCGCCGCAGCGGATTGGGTACGCACTGCCCGGCCGGCAGTGGAGTTACACGACGCGCGTGCCGTGGTCGCGGTCGCTGGTGCCGCCGCGCCATTCGGTGCTCAACCAGTGGGACCTCGTCGCGCCGCTCGGCATCGCTCCGCCCGACGCGGCGGCCAACCCGGTGGTCATGCCCATCGATGCGGCGGCGGCCGCGCGCGTGGCCGGCCGCCTGGCTACCGCCGGCGTGGCCGAGACCGCCCCCATCGTCGTGCTGCACGTCAGCGCCGGCAACCCGTTCCGGCGCTGGCCGACTGCGTCGTTTGCCGCGGTCGCGGCGCAACTGGCCATCGCCGACCCGGCGCGGCGCATCATCATCACGTCCGGCCCCTCGGAAGCGGCGGCGGCCGAGACGGTCGCGGCCGACGCCCGGTCGCTCGCCGGGCCGGCGGCGGCCAGCATCGTCCGCACGGGCGAGTTCGACCTGTCGGAGTTGCGCGCCCTGGTCGGCCGCGCCGTCCTCTATATCGGCGGCGACAGCGGGCCGATGCATATCGCCGCCACCACGGCCACGCCGGTGGTGGCGCTGTTCGGGCCGACACTGCCCGAGCGGTCGATGCCGTGGCGCGGTCCGGCGGCCGGCAGCATCGCGGTGGACGCGGGCCCGCTCCCCTGCCGGCCCTGTCATCAACGGCACTGCGTGCCCGGCGACTTTCGCTGCCTGACCGGGATTTCGCCTACCATGGTGCTGGACGCAGCGCGGACGCTGCTCGCAACACACCCGTGA
- a CDS encoding Trm112 family protein, whose protein sequence is MPVDAELLEILACPACKTPVTLVKDGTALKCGSCHRVYPIKDDIPVMLIDEATVEP, encoded by the coding sequence ATGCCCGTCGATGCCGAACTGCTTGAAATTCTCGCGTGCCCGGCCTGCAAGACCCCGGTCACGCTCGTCAAGGACGGGACCGCGCTCAAGTGCGGTTCGTGTCACCGCGTCTATCCCATCAAAGACGACATCCCGGTGATGCTGATCGACGAGGCGACGGTCGAGCCCTGA